A DNA window from Branchiostoma lanceolatum isolate klBraLanc5 chromosome 17, klBraLanc5.hap2, whole genome shotgun sequence contains the following coding sequences:
- the LOC136422604 gene encoding soma ferritin-like has translation MSQESQIRQNYHPETEAAVNKQANKEHAASYTYTSLYIYFDRDDVALSGLQKFFKGLSDQKKEFGQKWHHHQTERGGRVVLMDIPKPPQDSWGSPQEALETALALEKELNQSMLDVYELAHKHDDEHTSDFIEDTFLHTQVDNIKTIGDHLTNLKRCGSGLGVYMFDRGLGKE, from the exons ATGTCTCAGGAATCGCAAATTCGTCAGAACTACCACCCAGAGACGGAAGCCGCTGTCAATAAGCAG gCCAACAAGGAGCATGCAGCATCCTACACCTACACCTCTCTGTACATCTACTTTGACAGGGATGATGTTGCCTTATCAGGACTGCAGAAGTTCTTTAAGGGACTGTCTGATCAGAAGAAAGAATTTGGACAGAAA TGGCACCATCACCAGACCGAGCGTGGTGGGCGTGTGGTCCTGATGGACATCCCCAAACCCCCGCAGGACTCGTGGGGCAGTCCTCAGGAGGCCCTGGAGACGGCGCTGGCTCTGGAGAAGGAGCTGAACCAGAGCATGCTGGACGTGTACGAACTGGCACACAAACACGACGACGAACATACCTCAGACTTTATAGAGG ATACTTTCCTGCATACCCAAGTAGACAACATCAAGACTATAGGTGACCACCTCACCAACCTGAAACGCTGTGGGTCGGGTTTGGGGGTGTACATGTTTGACCGTGGCCTTGGAAAGGAGtag